Part of the Tenebrio molitor chromosome 4, icTenMoli1.1, whole genome shotgun sequence genome, CACCTACCTAATAACAGGGCACCGAaaataattgttgttgtttttcaaaTGAAGAGGAAGAAGTTGTTCAATAAGTTGTGTGATCGTCGAGGACGCCACCgacgctttaaattttaataatttagtaGGTAATCAGCGCGGATGGTGCTACCAACCCAACAGTAAATAAGTTACCAAtagtaaattaaatatttgctttttaaattttattaacaaagtTTTGCGCGGagaaatttatcctcaacTATTTAGCAATCGTTGGATAAAACCAAGAGGTAATGCGAAACGTCCAGTCCGGTGCAATCAATCCCTCGCCACCTTTACTTGTTTCTTTCTAACGACGAAATTTTCCAGTCAACACCAAAATCAACCACACCCTTTACGGCGAACCTTTCGAGCGCAAGGGCAGAACCTTCCTGAAGTTCGTCAACTACACCGTGACCCTCCGGCCGGACAAGGTGCAGTTCCACTTCGCCAACCTGTTCAACGGCGACGACCGCCTCGGCGACGAGATCAACCGAGTGATGAACGACAACTGGGACGTGGTTTTCACCGACGTCAGAGAGGGCTACGAGAAGAGCTTCGGACTGATCTTCAAGGACCTGGCCAACAGGGTCTTCACCAGGGTACCCCTCAAAGACATCTTCTTGGAGTAGGCGACTGCCCCAGCATCGTAGTACCGAAGATAGACAATCCGAGTAGAGATagactgtatatttttataatttaatctctaagtagttatttatgccacaagaaaaaataaaaatctaactcACACGCCGTGTTTTGCGCTGACCCACATATTACCTAACGGATTAAGTGGCAAAGGATTACGCAAGGACCGCCGCAACACACATTTTCAACCGACAGGTTTGCcggattttttcttttattcgcAACTatataagaaaaaacaaaacggcAGACGAATCACTTTCCACCGAGACATGTACGCCTCCACGGCATTTTTTTTCATCTGCGCGGTGGCCGCCGCGAACTGTGCCAAATTGCGTAAGTCCCGACTCGtcctgaaaaaaattattatcccGGAGTAGACCGACTCGTCCTGAAAAAAATGATTATCAGCTTCCAGCTTCACGAAATGCCATCGCAAAGAAAGCAACTTTGGGCGCTGCTTGGCCGCCGCCGTCGAGAATGCCGTCGGACAGCTCGACAAGCAAATCAAGGAGGTGGGCCTGCCCAACATGGAACCCCTGGAGGTGCCCGCGTTAAGGATCGGCGCCGGAACAGGACCCGTCGCCTTCGAGCAGAACTACAAGGACGTCCTCGTCTCGGGTTTCACCAAGCTCCGGTGCTCAGCAGCCGCGTGAGTGTACTAATTACGACTAACTGCGATTAATTGGGACTAATTGGACTGATTAATTAGGATGGATTTCGCGGCGAAGACGCTCAACATGACTGTCACGATACCGCAGCTCAAGTTGGAGTTCGCGTACGAGATCAGCGGGAAGATTCTTCTGTTGCCCATCTATGGTAAAGGACCCGGAGTCATCACGTTAGGTGCGTAGTGCTAATTGGATTTTGCTAATTAATTAGTGACCACCTCTTAGACGAATTGGAGCAAGTCCTCACGTTTACGTTTGAAGAGTTCGAAAAGAAGGGCAAAAAACATTTCAGGGTTGTCGACAGTAAGCTTGTGATGAATCCGAAGTTGATCCAGATCAAGTTGGACAACCTCTTCAACGGGGACAAGGCTCTAGGTGACAACATCAACCAAGTGATGAACGATAATTGGGCGGAAGTTTTCGCCGATGTCAAACCCAGCTACGAAGAAGCGTTCGcgaagatatttttttctatttttaacaatctgcTGGCGAAGGTACCCATCTCGGAGATTTTCGGGGAGGAGTGAAGACTCACCTTTAGCGTAGGAGGAAAAGttgcaattttttgttcgttatttgttgtattatttttatttataagaaaTGTTTAGAACAGGTGCGTTTAGTGCTGCATTGAGTTCTGGATGGGAAATAGCTTCAATGATCTTCTTCCAAGTTGCTCTCACAACActtacctaataataataataatgatagtggtaataaaataatatgtacctacGATAAAAAATAGATTGATTGTGCAGATGCTGCAGTGAAGataacgaaaaatattttgcattaTTAAAAGAAGTGTGAGCGAAACTGAAACATCTTGATAAGCAGCAGGcaagaataaaacaaaatggaaacCAGTTGAGAAGTCCAATTTGTGTTTCCGGTGTGTTTAGAGAGAACATACGTCGAAGATATTTTGCAAGATCCAAAgtctttttctattttttgtcaaGTAAATCAGGTTCAggactttttctttttggttaGAGTGAAAgagagattttaatttagtgttGTTGAACTGTGAACGTAAGGTCCAAATAGAACTGTACcagttaaaaacaaatatctagAATAAAAAACGAGTTGTGATGAactgttggaaaaattacgaAGAGCGAACCTTTGAAAGTAGAAAAGTACAGTGGTGGTCAAGTGGTAAAAGGGCGTTTGATGttagttgttaaaaaaacgaaaagaaataattcacaCCAAGGTTTGTTCGCTGAATAAATGACATAGTATATGATTTGACAGCTCCCTACGTTGACAAAAACAAACACCAGGCCACaattagttatttgtacaactagttatgaaagtcatacttttttcatgaatttgcagattgattaacgagggcgtagcccgagttaatcaagcaaataagtgaaaaaattagactttcataacgtgttgtatagtccattttttttattatagtccgatgagcttagtccgaatcaagaagtcgacatgacctgcgtctgctttcgacatttgacagcagtgtatggttctaccaatatttgaaaatttatttaggcaacatgagacagatattgtattctttcgtgctttcttggtatttctgcaaattcactcctccgttttaattttatctttcaaaaaaccgctcccttcagaacgcttttgataactatttacatatcaactaataggtcagatatgttaaaaattgttgaaaacagcattaaacaaccacgtttagagcgtctttctttcttcctagattttgtttcggcaacgcCATGAACACAAAGCAACTCTCTACGAATTAGTTTACCCCCTTACCTGTTAACTTCCAGTCTTGCAAGTTTCCgcgcaattccaatattatttttgcaatttacaaattctgtaaaaggatctgtccacatgcttttcgttggcatcatacggaggacatttcaagcaaaattaaacaaaattatcacaaataacgtggttaaaacgtaacctaaaaatttgacgtcgctagtggaataaacgtacaattcgcgtcttgctctaatcgcacatgctaaagcgagatgcatagtgggacacgcttaatacaatataattgatttcatataaatgttcatcaagtgagctgtgcatttgtaaaagcacctttaatttagttacattacaaaagtcacatttatgaaggtcatgtccaataaatctttacttggtaaaaatacaaagacaaaaacaaataagaattaccttaatttaatcagtaaaaagacgtaacattgcttttgaaatcagcaatgttaaaatggacaaaaactaaaaaattagtcaaatcgggttcgcgcagagcaagcaactttgaaagttaaagtcactagctttagctttactaccaacagaaaatcagattttcatggcttgcttagatgcacatttatatgaaattgagtatacgtacaagaattcaatagtttgtttacattatgttgaaaagagatagcaatatgacagttgttctgctttttaattgatacatcggactacaattaaaaaatggactatacacattatttttttgcatatcgaaaaaagttgagaaaaaaaatattaggcattcacgatctttttgggaccgagttggctatgattttttcttttcatgttggactaactgactcagtgatgcaatttttttttctgtcagtgtctgttcgatattttcttgccactacattgccagatttattattttaatattcgtaagaaactaaatgatttattaagtatgttaaaataatttaaatttccgttaaaggaataatcaaaattgccaaaataattttaatacgatagaaaatatctattaaacgatttaatttaatttaaaaaggacagaccagatttaagagatccggcaacaatgtacctatccagaaaatataaccctaaactgaaaaca contains:
- the LOC138130029 gene encoding protein takeout-like → MYASTAFFFICAVAAANCAKLPSSFTKCHRKESNFGRCLAAAVENAVGQLDKQIKEVGLPNMEPLEVPALRIGAGTGPVAFEQNYKDVLVSGFTKLRCSAAAMDFAAKTLNMTVTIPQLKLEFAYEISGKILLLPIYGKGPGVITLDELEQVLTFTFEEFEKKGKKHFRVVDSKLVMNPKLIQIKLDNLFNGDKALGDNINQVMNDNWAEVFADVKPSYEEAFAKIFFSIFNNLLAKVPISEIFGEE